TTTTCTTTTAATCACCCACAGGGAATGTGCCCTGAATGTGAGGGGCTTGGCTTTATTCAGACTCTGGACGTGAATGCATTAATTGATCCTGAAAAATCTTTACATGAAGGAGCTGTCCGGTTCCCGACCTTCCAGCCAGGAGGGTGGCGGTTAACAAGATATACACTGTCCGGTTATTTTGATAATGATAAAAAGCTGAAAGATTTTAGTACCAGAGAATGGGAAACTTTGCTGTATGCGCCGGAACATAAACCCAGGCACCCACACAAAGACTGGGGGAAAACTGTACAATACGAAGGAATTGTTCCAAGGATTGAAAAAGCATTTCTGAAAAAAGATTCCAAGGAAAATATTACCAGAAAAGATGCCCTGAAGCATATTGTGATCACGAAAACCTGTCCGTCATGCCAGGGAAAACGACTGAATGAAAAGATATTATCCTGCAAGATTAAAGGAAAAAATATAGCAGACTGTATGGCGCTTTCTGTAGATGAGCTGCTGGAATTTATCACTTCTTTGGATTCAAAGGCATATGAAGTAGTTCTAAAGGAAGTTTCTGCAAAACTACAGAATATTATTACCATTGGGCTTCAGTATCTGACCTTGGACAGAAGCACCAATACACTTTCCGGAGGAGAATCTCAGCGTATAAAAATGGTACGGAGCCTGGGAAACAGCCTGATCGATTTATTATACATTTTTGATGAGCCCAGTATTGGCCTTCATCCGAAGGATCTGCAAAATATTGTAACCATTATAGGGCAAATCAGGGATAAGGGAAATTCTGTCTTAATTGTAGAGCATGATCCTGATCTGATAAAAATGGGAGACTGGGTTATTGATATAGGTCCCGGTTCAGGAAGAAATGGTGGAGAGGTAGTATATGAAGGTACATTTAAAAACTTAAAGACCTCATCTGGAAAAACAGGTTCTTATTTTGCTGAGAAAGCATCTGTAAAACAAAAATTCAGAAAGCCTGATGGTTATCTTGAGATTAAAAATGCCAATAAATATAATCTTAAAAATGTAACGGTAAATATTCCAACCGGAGTTATGACGGTAGTAACCGGAGTGGCGGGGTCAGGGAAAAGTACGCTGATAAATCGTGTTTTACCGGATCTCTATCCTGACGTAACCATTATAGATC
The nucleotide sequence above comes from Chryseobacterium sp. 7. Encoded proteins:
- a CDS encoding ATP-binding cassette domain-containing protein yields the protein MENIEITNARQNNLKNISIKVPKYKIVVFTGVSGSGKSSLVFETIGAEAQRQINDTQNSFIRNRLQHYGLPDVDKIENLNVPIIINQKRLGGNARSTVGTAADVSASLRLLFSRMGEPFVGYSNVFSFNHPQGMCPECEGLGFIQTLDVNALIDPEKSLHEGAVRFPTFQPGGWRLTRYTLSGYFDNDKKLKDFSTREWETLLYAPEHKPRHPHKDWGKTVQYEGIVPRIEKAFLKKDSKENITRKDALKHIVITKTCPSCQGKRLNEKILSCKIKGKNIADCMALSVDELLEFITSLDSKAYEVVLKEVSAKLQNIITIGLQYLTLDRSTNTLSGGESQRIKMVRSLGNSLIDLLYIFDEPSIGLHPKDLQNIVTIIGQIRDKGNSVLIVEHDPDLIKMGDWVIDIGPGSGRNGGEVVYEGTFKNLKTSSGKTGSYFAEKASVKQKFRKPDGYLEIKNANKYNLKNVTVNIPTGVMTVVTGVAGSGKSTLINRVLPDLYPDVTIIDQSLFAASARSNLLTYLGISDKVRNLFAQFNHVSDKLFSRNSEGACKNCKGLGIEKIDLAFMDDIEQPCEVCGGSGFDPDVLLYTYNGKTIAQVMNMTVSEAVSFFEEESVLKNFDLLIQLGLDYLTLGQRLDSFSGGERQRLKLTRELKNTHQIIILDEPSTGLHPSDTQKLLNFFNGLVDKNNTLIVIEHNLDIIAQADWIIDIGPGAGKFGGKVLFEGTPLELLKNKISFTAEFLKKHVQ